TGCTCCGAGCAAGGTGCTCAGCCCAGTAGGCCAGGCCAGAGCCTTCCACACACCCAGCAGACCCCCTGTGCCAGAGACCCCTGTAAGAGGCTGTGGCTTTCCAGTCTGCTATGTTGAACAGCGGGTGCAGCCTCTCAGTCCCCAGGGGCTCAGAGCGTCCTGGAGCCCCATGCTCAAGtagggggggtgtgggtgggggcttTGTAAAAGGCAGCAGAGCTGCCCCTCGTCCTGAACTGGTGTTGTGAATAAACGATTGTTCCTGAGGACCTGCCCATCTGTGCTTTGGGgtcttgggggcgggggtgtcgcTGTGGCTGGGGGTGTGAAGGTAGAGACACCCTCAAGGCGGAATCTGAATTGCAGGGGCATTAAAAGGAGTCTCCAAGTTCAGTGGCACAGCTTCTGTCCCCGGGACTGTAACCCTCTAGACAGTGCTCCCTGCCACGGTGCAGTCATATCTGCACTGGTGTACTCACCAGGCCTGTTCCAGGACACACACCTGACAGTCCTTCCTTCACCCTGCCAATGGGCACCACAACTGGGTCACCCTGGTACATCTGCTTCCACACTTACAACATGTTCCCATAACAGGATCTGCGCCcgtacatgggtgtgtgtgtgtgtgtgtgtacacactggGACCCAGACCTGTATGACCTGCGTGTGCACTCCAGTCCGTTCAGACCTATGTCTGTCTCAAGGAAACCCAGTTATAAAGTCAGAGGCGCTACCAACATAGCACACTGGGGGCCCTGCCAGCCACCAAGGAGGCTGTGAGAAGACTGAGGTGGCTGGCCAGAACAGTAGTatagtagggagggcgtttgccttgcacgtggccaacctgtttTATGTCCCctgcatcccctctggtcccccaagcaccgccaggagtgattcccgagtgcagagcctcaaggaatccctgagcattgccgagtgtggcttataaaacaacaaaacaaaaagattgtgTGGAAGTGAAGCTGGGGTGGGAACTAATTCATgccagagctgtagtacagcaagtagggtgcttgctttgcccacagccaaccttaatttgattcccagcatcacctatggtaccccaagcactgccagggattaaatcccaagtgcagagtcaaaagtatCCCCTGAAaagtgccgggtgtggccccaaaatcaaatccAAGACTACAGAAATGCCCGAGGTGACTGTCCATAAGGAGATCATGCTGATCTGGACCATCGGGAGGTTAGTGGTCAGGCTGGCTGAGTGTGAGATAAGAGTCTCATCTCCATTCCTGTTGGCTCTGCTCATGCAGGGAACCAGTGTgagactgcatgtgtgtgtgtggatgcatgcatgtgtaaggtgtgtgcatgtgcagatGTGAAAGTGGGGAGATATGTATGTGCActagtgtgagtgcatgtgtacaACTACGCTGTGAACATGTGCACATGTACTACGCTCGTGAGTACACACATGGAATGAGACAGGTGTGGCCGATTGCATGAATGTGTGGAATCATTATGTGcatgtgaatatatgtgtgtaggAAGCATGTGTGTGGGTACACGTGTACATGCActgtatttttgtgtatgtatgaatACAGGTGTGCATGAGGTGAGCATTGTGTGTGCGTGGTGTGAATACATGAGCGCTGGCGTATATGTGTATATTGAAAGGAGCAGGTGGAGCCAGGAATGTGTGTGAAGACCCTTTGTGTTCCCAGGAAGCCCCTCCTCAAGAGCCTGAGCTCCTGCCCGCGCTGCAGTGCCAGGTATGCTTCTGTCTGGGTGTAGCCCCGGCTGCCCACAGGGTCTTGGGGGCCCCTCCAGGACAGGCTGACCACACACTGCTGCAGACTTGAGAGAGTCTTTATTGTGGGTCCACAGTGTGCCCCTGGGGAGCAGTGAGGGAAGCCCTGCACATCACAGCAGAGACAGGCCGAGCAGGAGGGACACGAGAGAGGCCAGCAGGGCCCCTGCCGGGCGGTGGAAACAAGGCGCAGCTGAGTAGCCGTAGTTGGTCCTGCAGGAAGCCTCCAGCTGTCCCAGGGCGATGGGCTCCTCCTCGGGGGGCTGCGAGTGGTTGCTTGCCTGTGGGCCAGGAGAGGGTGGGGTAGCTGCCTGTGGGGGCGGATGGGGGCGGTGGGTGCTGCTGTTCTCACCTTCTCTACAGCCTCGAAGACCCTGAGAAAGTTCTTTGCCAGGGCACCCTGGACCTCTGCTTCCGTCCACTGTCTCCGGAGCAGCTCAGCGATCAGGTCTGGGTACTTGGACACGTCCTCAAGGCCCAAGGGCAACCTGAGATGGGGCAGAAATCCAGGCTCTGCTTCGGCAGGGGGCTGAGGGCCCACCCGAGGGCCCAGAACCCTCACCCAAGGCACCAGACAGTGGGGCCCCGAccctgccagccctgccccttACCTGGAAACCCCATCAAAGTCCCCACCGAAGCCCACAGCCTCAGCTCCAGCCACGTTTTTGATGTGGTCCAGGTGGTCTGTGGGAAGCAGCCGCGTGGGCCTCTTGAGGCCACgattgtggggggaggggaagggggagttgGGGAGGCTCAGGACAGAGGCTCGGGCGCTGCACCCACCTGCCACCTGTGACAGGTTGGCATCCTTTTGGCAGGACACATAATCGTTGTAGAAGTTCACCATTACCAGGCCACGCTTCTGCTTCTGCTCAGAGGGGGTAAGCGTGAGGACCctcgggggtgggcaggggagggcggcAAGGGACACCTGGTTCCCCCAGGACCCTCACCACCAGCTGCAGCACGCTGTCCGGCACGTTGCGGCGGTGGGCACACAGAGAGAAGGCGGAGGAGTGGCTGAAGATGACCGGGGCTGTGGACAGCTCCAAGGCGTCCTGCATGGTGGCCAGGGACACGTGGGCCAGGTCCACGATGACACCCAGCCGATTCATCTCCCTCAGCACGCTCTGTGGGGACACGGGGCAGGAAgggctggaggaggggctgggagggctgggggcggggcggggcagtcTGGGGTGGGACGTGCTGGGGGGCGGGTTGAAGGCGGGGATGGTGGGCTGGAggcggggctgagggcagggcttGGTGGACTGGGGGGGTTGGCAGACTGAGGCGGGTCCTGCGAGGTGGAGGCGGGGCTGGCGGGCTGGAGGTGGGGCTTGGTGGACGTGCGGGTTTGGTCGGTTGGGGGTGGGCCTGGTTgagtgggggcggggcttggcGGACTGGGGCCGGGCCTGCGGGCTGGAGGCGGGGCTGGCTGGCTGAAGACGGGCTTGGTGGACTGGGGTGGGTTTGGTGGACTGTCGGGTGGGCTGATCACAcggggctgggtgggcagggggcggggctggcggacTGGGGGTGGGACTGGCTGGCTCAGGTGGGGTtagtgggctgggggcggggctgttgGGAAGGCTGTGGGGCTGGCGGACTGGGGTGGGTTTGGTGGGCTGGGGTTGGGGCTTGGCacactgggggcggggcctgcgggctGGAGGCGGGGCTGATGGGCCAGAGGCGGGGttaggtgggtgtggggggactgggggcggggcttggtgggctggggcggggcttgTCTGACTGGGGGCGGGGCCGTAGGCTGGAGGAGGCGGGGCTGGTTGGCTGAAGGCGGGGCTTGGTGGACTGGGGTTGGTTGGTGGGCTGCGGGTGGGGCTGGTCACTATGGCCTGGCCTGGGCGGGTTGGGGGGGTGGCATGGGCTGAGGGGGCCGTGCAGCTCCAGATGGGGGAGCTTCAGCCCACCTGCACTGGGGCTTCCCGCACACCCTGCGACCTCTCCAGATCCTATCAGCGAGGGTGGTCGTGGCCTGCCCCCTCCTCACCTTCCCGAAGCGGGACAGGCCTCCGCTCTGGGCCGCATCGTCCCCCGTGTCCACCAGCCAGTTGTCGGCCCTGCAGAGCAGAGAGCCGGTGGGCGGGAGGgtcgcgggcggcgggcgcgggcagcAGGTGGGCACTCACCAGGGCGTGTTGCAGCTGTGCGTCAGTGTCAGATAGCGCATGCCCAGGCGGTAGAGTGAGCGCAGCACCCCCAGGCTGCTGTCCAGCGAGTGGCCGCCCTCCACGCCCACCAGGCTGGCCACCTTGCCCTTGTGGATAGCATCCTGGACCTCTGAATAAGAACAGGGTGAGCGCGCGGAGGGAGAAGGGGGCAcgaaagggggtggggtggggacagaggcacAGGGTGGTCGGCACGGGGGtcaggggcgtggggggacagAGGCACAGGAGGAAACTGTGGGGTGGGGCACAGGGATCTCCAGCACACCTGAGCTGTTGGTGACGCAGGCGAAGGTGTCCGGGTACATGCTGCACATGCGCTGAATGACGTCGATCTGCTCCAGCGTCCTCTTCACGGCGTCCTTGTTCTGGGTGTCGCAGGGGACGTACGCGGACCAGAACTAGGGGCCACAGGACAGGAGCTGGGGCTGCTGCCAgccacaccccgcccccacctctggTCCCTGCTGTGCCCGTAGGAGACTGAGCCAGGTGCTGGCCCTACCTGGCCCCCCACGAAGCCAGCCCTGAGCTTGGGGATGTTGGTGTGCGTGGTCTCCAGGCGGTGCAGGTCGGCCTGGGGGTCCCGCAGCTGGTTGTTAAACTGCTTCAGGAGCTGCCACGGCAGGTCGTTGTGTCTGGGGGCACACACCGCTCAGGAGGGCCAGCACCCTCGGGTTGTTACTGAACCCAGCACTTTCCTGCGCAAGTCCCTGCACTCCAACAGGAGATGGTCACAGGACCAGGCCATATGTGAATGTGGCACAGCCAGTGACCAGGGGTGGCCACTGGTCAAGaatggccaggggccaggggtggtCAGGGGTGACCGGTGAGTGGGTGGGGGTTGTCCAGGGTCCTCCAGCTGGTGAGGTGAGGGACTCACGAGGAAGTTCCCTCGGGCACCTGAGACCTGCCCCAGGCAGCCCCTCGGTCCTCTGCCCTTAGCTGGACCCAGAACACCTAATCCTAACCCTGACCAGACTTCCACCAGCCCCCTCCCACTGTCACCCCTTGGAGGGCCAGAACTGGAAGTGTCCCTGAGGGAGCCCTCCTCCTGGTGACAGCTGCTGGGCCTGACTAGTGAGGGGTTCGACTGGCCTCACCACACCGTCCAGGATGGGCTCTCGCTCTTGCCCTTTGCCCCTTTGTCCTAGCAGGATTTCCAGGTGACGGCTGCAGCTGATTGTCGTGAAGTGACAGTGGGGATGGCAGCCACTGAGCCTCTGGAATCCCGAGCCCCCCGCCGGGACCAGCTCCCCGACTGTCTTGGGTGGGTGTCCCCACCAACgcccagcaggagcagcaggtGCCAAGCTGTGTTCTCCAGAGTGTGAGAGGGCACAGCCTCTCTCGCTGTGGAGGAGGGGAGCTCCAGGCAGGACACACGACACGCACTGGCTCAGAGGACCTTGGGGCTGGCGTGAGGAAGGCCCTGGTGTGACAAGGTCACAGGTTGGAGACTGTTGTGGGTAGTGAGGACTTGGCGGCACGGGAGCTGAGTGGACCTCACAGCAAGGTCCAGTGCTGGCCAGAGGGGCCCGGCTGCCGGGGATCACTGCCAGGGGCACCAGTAGGAGGCCCCCAGGGTCTGAAGCGcccagagaggagaaaggaggctGCCCCTGACTCAGCACCACCCAGCACCCCCGTAATGGAACTCTGACTTAGGGCAAGCCAGgtgcctccccccacctcggCCCCCATCGCACATGTCCTTCTCTTCAGAAGCTTCTGGGGGCCCTAACGGCCAGCGAGGTGAGGCCAGGGAAGGTCAGGACCCCAGTGCCAGGCTGGCTGCTCACCCGTCGATGACAGGCGTGTTCTGCATGATCTTCAGCGCCTGTTCCCTGAACTGGTCAGCAGCACAGACAGCCACAAGGGCCCAGAGCCAGCAGGTGGGCTGCATGGTGGCGGCAGGCTCTGCTGCTCACGCTCCGGTCCAGCTGCGAGGGGAGAGCAGAGCCCTTTGCCTGGGGACTTGAGCAGCTGCCTCCTTTACTGCCGTTCAATCAGTAACGAGCCCCCGCGGGCGGGGCCGGCACTGCCTACCTGGAGGAGACGCAGGAGGAGCCAGATGAAAGGAAGGGGGCCGAGAAGGGGGCGCGGCGAGGTCCACATGACCACGACCGCATGCATGACCGGGGCCTGTCCAAGACTGGCCAACAGAGACCCACCCTTCCACAGGGACACCCATGCGCAGGACATGCCCCTGGCTGGGGGCTGTTCTCGCCGCTCCCCCGGGGCCCTCTGGCCTGCTGTGGGGCCTGGCTGGGCTCCTGGCCCCAGGGAGCTCAGGGGGCTGCTCTCTGGCTGCAAACGTTGGACTTTGGGGTTTGGGTGAGAAACCCTGAGTGTCAGCGTTTCCTGAGAGCTGGGCACATTCCACTCCCACCTGGGACATTCCTGCTGCCCGGGACAGGGTAGGGGTCCCCTGTGTGCTGCTGCAGGGTCCCAGGACAGATCAGTCTCCTCCACCTGGGCTGAGACATGGGGACACTTTGGCCAGTCTGAGCCTTCAGCAGTGTACCCAGGCAGGGGCAGTGcctgcagcctcagtttccctgctgcTCTGTGCCCTCTGTGTCACTAGGCGCCCCCAGGATAACAGACTGTGTCTGGTGCTTGGCTCTGGCCCCCCCATGAGTATAAAACGTGGCACCTGTCCAGTTCCTCCTGGGTCGAACCTGTTCTTGCCCCCCACAGGCTTTCTTCAACCCTGGAGATTTTTGACACAAGcttggcataaaaaaaaaaaatagtccagtCAAGGAGGGGCCTGGACAGGAGCTGGCACCCATGGCCATAAGCACCAAGTTCACGAGAACCTGAGAGAACAGTGGACCCCTTGAGGGTCCCCAACATCAGGATCCAGCCATCATGTTCCCAGGATCCAGTCACCACCCACTGTGAtcctgggccagaaagatagcacagtggttagggctcttgccttggccaacccatgtttaatTCCCGATGCCCCAtgtcatcccctgagccccagaagtgattcctagcacagaaccaggagtaagtcctgggtacagctgggtgtggccccaacaacacacacacacacacataccagaaTCCACTCACCACACTCCTGGGATCCACTCTGGGATCCAGTCACAACACTCTTgggatccagcccacacactccCAGAATCCATCACCCTCCATGGACCTAGTCATCACCCTCCAGGATCTAGATCACACTCTGGTATCCAGTCCCTACACTTCCAGGATCCACACCACACCCAGGAGATCCAGTACCCACAGCCTGAAATTCAGCTTTCATACTCCGGGGGTCCAGCCCCACACCCTGGGCTCCATTCCCCAAACTCTGGGATCTAGTGCCCACCACCAGGGATACAATCATCACACTCCCAGGATCCAGTCCCCTCGCCCCTGGGATCTGGTCCCCAGGCTCCTGGGATCCACGTGCTCTTTCTTATTGGCAGCCTGAGCTTCTCGTGTCCCTGCAACCTTGCTGAACTGTCCCTTTTGCTCCCTCCCCTGTGCCTGAGCTTGTGgggccctgtccctcccctgctcccgGGTACCGTAAGGCTTGGGTACGGCCACTGTGAAGATAGTGGCCGTAGGGCACTGGGCTTGAGTTTTGGATCCAGCAGCCTGGGTCCAGGTTTCTAGAAACACCCATTCCTCACTCTCCTTCCTCTGGGTCATGACCTGTCCCCAAGGCAAGTCTGCAGGTAGGACACAGTAATGCCACTTAGTCTGACCTCAAGCTCCCCTGCCCCCTACATCCCTGCTGGTCTGGGAGGGCCCAGCCCACAGTGCTGTCTAGACCCTGACCCCAGCCACGGGAGCTGCCTTCCCTTGAGAGGGCTGCTGGGTGGATGCAGGCAGGAGCCCTCCTCTTCTCAGCCTCATACTGCCCGTCCTCCAAGGGCCCCCGCCCCAGTGCTGCAGGTTCAGAGGACACAGGGCTGGGGCCCTGTGTCCCAGATCAGTGACCCTCTGTGAGAACCACTTAATCATATCCCATGTACTGAATCATCAACTGAAAATGCGACATCAACAAATAGTTTCCCAGAAATAGAATCCACGCtgtgaaaataaacaagaacacCGCAAGGCTGTTAGGCCCCAGCCAGGCGCGGGCCGACCCGGCCGGTCACTTTCTCTGAGAGAAGCTGGGCCACCAGGCCCCAGGGAAGCCTCAGgagccagcaccctccccagaTCCCACCCAGCCTGTTCCCCAGGGCTGGGCCACCACCCGCCAGGGCAGAAGAAGCTCTGTTCTCACAGCGTACATAGTCCATGCACAGGCAGCACACAGGAACACAGAACACAGCTAGGCCCACAGCCCCAGGCCTGAGAAACCTGCCAccaacacacccacacatacatacatacacaccacagGCAAGCTCGTGCAGAAGTCATACCAGTGACATATGGGACTCATGGCTGTGAGCTTATCCACGTGTGCATATACATGCAGCAGACATGCGCATGCTTACATGCATGGCAGACATGTATGTGCAGACGTGTGACAAATACATGTGCATAAGTGCACACAAGACAGCCATAGGCTTGCCACACCCAGACTCATGGGCAGTCACATGGGCACGCTTAGATGCTGAGACACCCACGGCCTTCTCATGTTTagaagcatgcactcagccattcagacctacaaacacacacacaccacacataccacacacacgcacaccacacatacacactcacacacataccacacacatcacacacattcatgccacacacacatgcatacacacaccgcacacacaccacacataccacacgcataccgcacaccacacacaccacatatgcatacacaccagacacatgcacacacaccacacacacatgcacaaaaggcacacacatgcacaccatacACACGCACTCATaccacacagtcatacacacatgcacacacacaccacatacaccacacacaccacatacacaccacacacatacatgtacaccacacacaccacacacatgcatacacacaccacatgcacaccacgtatacatgcatgcacacacatgcatacacacaccaaacacaaaccacacacaccacatgcatacacgcataccacacacacatacacaccacatatactacacacacacaccacacacatgccacacacaaatgcacacacaggcactcacatgcacaccacacacatgcattcacaccacacagtcatacacacatgcacacacacgcacacaccacatacataccacacacagaccacacacacaccacatacatgcacatacaccacatacacgcacacaccacatacataccacacacagaccacacacattacacacacatgcacatataccacacacaccacacacatgcatacacaccacacacatgcacacacatatcacacagatatgcgcacaccacacacacacacaccacaccatacacacgcacacacaccacacatgcatacacaccatgcacacacatgcacacacaggcactcacatgcacatcacactcacgcactcacaccacacagtcatatacacatgcacacacacaccacatacataccACATACACCACCAGacactacacacacatgcacatacaccacacacctgcacacacaccacacacatgcatacacaccacacacagatgcacacactacatatactacacacacatgcacacacactacacacacgcacaccacatgcacacacacacaccacacacacgcacacacaccacacacacataccacacacatatgcacacacaccacacacacgcacacacaccacacacacataccacacacatatgcacacacaccacacacgcgcgcacaccacacgtacacacacacacacatgcacgcatagcCCGCAAACACAGAATAATCAGACTCAGATGTAGGAGCCAGCCGAGGCCACACAGCGCCTCACAGTGCAGGGCGGGTCCTCACCAGCCGCCTGGTCTGTTCTGGGCTCCTGAGTCGACCTCAGGGCCGAGtgccctggggcaggggagggggtccTTTCTCTGGAAGCTGGGGCGGCTTCTCTCTGGTTTGCTGTGTCTGGCTCTGGGGCCCGTGCAAGATGACCCATGAGACCCTCTCCCACTCAGTTGACACGGGGGACCCGTCCCAGTGTGTCCTGCCGTCCAGAGCCCGAGCCTGGTGGACACCCAGAGGGCAGAGGCCCACTTGCTGCAGCAGCCCCCAGCAGAAGCCCCTCCACACTCACCACAGAGCAAGGGGGCACCTCGGGGGACACAGGGAGGGGCCCAGGTCCACTCTGTTCTGGGGGTCCGTCTGCTTCTCTCCCTCAGCTACACAGCCGCT
This Sorex araneus isolate mSorAra2 chromosome 8, mSorAra2.pri, whole genome shotgun sequence DNA region includes the following protein-coding sequences:
- the DPEP1 gene encoding dipeptidase 1; its protein translation is MQPTCWLWALVAVCAADQFREQALKIMQNTPVIDGHNDLPWQLLKQFNNQLRDPQADLHRLETTHTNIPKLRAGFVGGQFWSAYVPCDTQNKDAVKRTLEQIDVIQRMCSMYPDTFACVTNSSEVQDAIHKGKVASLVGVEGGHSLDSSLGVLRSLYRLGMRYLTLTHSCNTPWADNWLVDTGDDAAQSGGLSRFGKSVLREMNRLGVIVDLAHVSLATMQDALELSTAPVIFSHSSAFSLCAHRRNVPDSVLQLVKQKRGLVMVNFYNDYVSCQKDANLSQVADHLDHIKNVAGAEAVGFGGDFDGVSRLPLGLEDVSKYPDLIAELLRRQWTEAEVQGALAKNFLRVFEAVEKASNHSQPPEEEPIALGQLEASCRTNYGYSAAPCFHRPAGALLASLVSLLLGLSLL